The stretch of DNA GCACATAGGGGTGCTTGTAAGAGGTATTGAGGGCTCTATTCGTCTACAAGTGCTGTACACATACATGACAACTCGTATTATAAAAGGGGTTAGGGATATACGAAAGTTACCGCGGCAACAGTGCACTCATATCGCGTACGTAGATACTATTATAGATGGAATATGATAGATCAAGTATCTGCTAAGATCCAttaatcacgtgactttgaCCTACATCACGTGAATTACCAGACACAGGTTCTCAATGTTTCGTAAAACGGTAGTTATGTTGTCTCCTTATTTACATAAACGGTAATTGGCATGGAGTTAGTCAAACGACGTTGATGGGAGTCAATTCGGGGTTGAaaagagacagagatgTGACGACTACTATATGAACACGTGGGAATGAAATAATATGTGCTCTAATTGTAATATTAAAGATATTACTTTTCATATTTTTGATACATTGGGGAACTGTAGTAGTTCCATGATACGTGTATTTAGTTGGTATTATTCCTAAAATAGTAGTTGAAACAGAAGTAAAAGTTTGTTAGGCTGTAGCAGTTCATATGATGGAAACAGACACACTTCAAATACGACCATGTCCGCAAGATGTGTCTGTGACTACATAGTGATGATAATTTCAATCGCCTCTACACAAAATATTCTGAATTCTTATTATTACGGGAAAAAATCTGTTTTGACATCTCTTCGTATGAATGTACgtttctcctccaccctgATATATTAAAGCATTAACGCAAGATATCACGTGAATATGTTTATATACTTGGCTGTATAATATCGTTCCATTTGTCGCTACTTGTGCTCACCTTCATCTATCTTAATCAATATCATTATAATAAACAACCGTCTATGATCCTACTTAGAGCTTTGTCTTAGCAATGTCATAAACGAGCTTCTCTCCATGAATCTTACCGTCCCGATGGAGCTGGTAACCCTCTTCGACCTTCTCCAGGCCTCCAAGCACCTTTGGTTTGTTAGGAACAATCTTGCCCTCCTTGAGCCAACCAGTCAGCAGCTTAGCATACTCCTTGGCAATAGTCACCTCGGGAAGATGCTCCTGATCAAAGACTCGGTAGGCCTGGATGGGCGACACAGTAATGTGTTTGGGGAAGTTTTCCGTGTGCTCTGCGTTTCGACGCACGGTGGTGTACTTTGCGGGAGAGCTTCCAGTAGTCTTAGAGGACGTTGTGGCTGAATCAGGGGTTCCAATGGCGTCTAGGACATTGGGAATGTCGCCATACTCCTTTCGAATCTGCTCCACAACATCAGCGTCCTTGTAAGAAAACACCTTTTCGGCtcccagagccttgagTTCGTCAGCAGAGGCAGGAGACGCCACGGTGATGACTCGGTGGCCTCCCAGCTTGGCCAATTGAATGGCGTATCGGCCAACGGACGAGTTTCCACCCCAGATGAGCACGAGCTCCGACTTACTGCCTCCTCTCTCAAGACCCAGCTTGTGAGGCAAGTAAAGGCCGTGAACGGCCGTGAAAAAGCCCACGGGAAGAGTGGCAGCTGCCTCAGGAGCAATGTTATCGGGAATGACCACGTagatctcgtccttggcaatggccCATTGAGCAAACGCTCCAGACTTGGAGGGAGTGCTTCCATTGGCAAAAGCAGCAATTCGAGTtcccttgagctccttgtccacAACTTCGGGAGCAATCACGTCCACAATTCCAACGAGATCTCGGCCGGCGATCTCTCCGTCGGGGATCTGTTTCAGATCATAGGTTCGCACATCAATGGGGTTCTGGGCAGCAAATTCGACCTTGACCACCACGTCTTTAGGAGTGTCAATTTTGACCGTGGGCTCTTTGAGAGTCAGTTTGTGGTTCTCCACGACCTGGGCGATTCCTGTTCGGGGCATGTTGAGCGAGTTTGGGTGTTAATTGAGTGCTTGTAGTATGTTGTGTGGAAGTTTGACAGATTCGCTGTCTGGTATATATAGTCGCTTAATAGCAGTTTATGCATCTTCATGCACCACATTGGTAAGCGTGCATCTTCCCCACAATAGGTTAATCAAGCCACAGTCTTTGTGAGTGTGGCTTTGAAGAGGCCTCGGTTCGACTTTTGGCTAGGATTTTGGGCCGACTTATTAATTGATTATGTAGCATGTGTGCTGCTAATTGCGTAACTGGACTCCGAAAGATGGAATACTATGGCGTCATTAAGCCATGTCGAAACCCACCAATAGTAGCACCACATAAGGGACGCATCTTGCAGCATCCTcttgcagcagcagcatcatcatcatctcgcAGCACACAGCTACGGAGTGGGCAACGAATTCACCCTCAAGTTCTGCTGAGCCTGGATTAACGCGTTCAAATGCTCCATATCAGCATTTATGCTCGCCTGCACAGCTCTTACGGAATCTTGGAGCGCCTGCGCTTGGATTGagtgctggagctggagctgatGCCGCAGATTGGAGTTCTCCACCTGACATACTGAACGACACCGGTCCTCACAGGAGCATAGAGTAGTATCTGGGTCAAGATGACGTGGAGGGGTTGCCACTTTGAAGCACTCACAGCTGTTCCCCCCATGGGTCTTGTTGAGATAGGTGGTTAGGTGTGTTGACAGAAGGGTGAGAAACTCCTGGTCGTGTGGCTGTAGCTTGGTGCCCGAAGCCTGGATATCTTTTAGTTGTTCGGAGATGTGTTTACTGATGATTGCAATTGGTTTCGGAAAGGGGTATTTGGGCTTTGATGGGGGCATGCTGGTGGTATTGCGGGTATCGTACGTACTGATATCTGGTGTCTTGGATCGTGTCGTGTTCCCTGCCTGTGCTTTTATAGACACGACCAGTCACATCCACAGTGTAACGTCATGGCCCCAAACATACCATCGTCAGGTGATTTGACAGAATGGAGAGGGCTATCAGGAAGATAAAGGcggatatatatattccaGGaacgtgtttgtgtcattTATAGGGTATGTTAGTTGTTATTTTTTGGGGACGAGCTTCCAGAAGGCTGCAcaaagcagcagcttcttttGACAAAGATCATCAATATAATCAGCATCTATAAAAGGGTTGCGAGACACAtgttatatatatctacCATCTACCATATATCTATCCATCCAATTTTCTCAATTTCCCTCAATTTAtgcatttttttcaattttttcaattttttcaatttccCCAATTTCCCCAATTTCCCCAATTTTATCCAATTTATCCAATTTATCCAATTAATACAAAATAATGCCTGCATAAAGCAAGCCAATACCCCTCTCTCTAATGCCcacatacagtatgtacgtactCATACAGAAACGACGCAGAAAAATAACACGATCCACtacaagaaaaaacaaccagaACAATTGTCAAAGTCTCATTGACCACTGTCACCTCCCCGAAACTAAATTACGCGTCATCTAGCGATAGTCGAATCTAAACGAGGCAGCTGTTTGTCCATTGTGAAacagctactgtacgtacacTGTATGTGATGCTACCATCTGAGGCAGGGTGGCAAATTATCCCAATTACTCCTTGGTTCTGACTCGTGTTTTGAAGCCGACAGAAGCACTATTTCAATCAAAAACCCCTCAGATGCCTCGCTTAGAGAATGGTCTGATAGATACGACTGTTGCTGCCGCGTAACTTTGGTTAGTATTAAAGGTTCGAGTGAGATGAAGTACGAGTGcgagttcaagtacagtaccgtaTCAGTACGAGGAGATTTGGTGTACATGTGGAAGATTATTTCATCTCCACTTTGCTGTCTCCTACTTCACCCCTGTGTCCAATCATGTCTCCAAATGGGCTGTCGATTACCCCTTGATAGGCTCTTAAAAGATCACTCGTGGACTTGTGGGACCCTCTTTTTCGACTCTAAATAAACTTCCGATAATGTGGGGTCTGTAATTAAGGGACCAATATAAACTGATGTGCTCGGCTtcacacagacacacaagTACACACTGACTCATCACGCACAAGTACACAAAAGTCCACAGATCCACACGAAAaccacacagacacaaataACAGTTaccacacacaaacacacacaacgACAATGTGTATTTTATTGGCCACTCAAGGACATCCTGATTAGTGAGTATCTGAATGAGACACACAGCAGGAGAAGGGttacagacacagacacagactcaGGCTTTGGAGTGACACTAACAGCGACCACACCACGCTCATACGTTACAGGTCAGGTACCACCACACTGATCGGAATGTTGCTGTTTTGTTGtaatgtttttttttttttttttttttttttccccacCAGTGGATGTTGTGGCACTGCCAAAGTCACATTGTGACCACAACCTGGTTATGATACGGCTAGACTAATCTGCTGCGTGTGTATATTGTCGAGTCCTCCTGAAACGTGTTCTGGTTATATGCGACTCTCGAACACTGTTGCAGCTGTGCTTTGGTATCATTGTCTGACATACTAGCTTGTCTGACATACTACGAGCAGTTCCACTGTTATCGTCGTTCCGGCTAACACAGTCCCCTCATCCTCCTATCCAACCGCGACGAGTATCTATCCCGCCCCACCGCAGaagccttcttctgggaCGACAACGTCCTTGGACCCCTAGATCTCGCCCGGGAAGAGCAAGGCACCTGGATCGGATGCAACAAACAAGGCAAGATCGCTGTGATTCTCAACTACCAGGAGAAACGCGACAAGGATGCCATTGGCGACATCAGCCGCGGAAAGTTCCCCAAGGagttcctcctctccaatGAGTCGCCCGAGGAGTTCACCAAGAACTTCAAGAGACGATACCCCGAGGACAAGCTCCAGGCCGCTGGTggcttctccttcctctTTGGCCAGGTGGATTTGAACGGGAAGACACAGTTCTCCATCATTTCGAACCGTGGTGGCGATCATGAGTGGGTGGCAAGGGATCCAGAGGACCAAACCATTGGAATCTCCAACTCGCTGTTCTGCAATCCTTGGCCCAAGTGCGCTCTGGGAATTGAGCGGCTGGATGAGGTAGTAAAGGAGAGCGTGGAGTCTGGAAGCAGTCGCAAGGAACTTGTGGACTCGTTATTTGACGTTCTTTCACACGACACGTTTGATCCCGGCGCCAAAAAGGGCGCCTCCGAGCAAGAGATCCACCATGCCCTGCGCCAGTCAGTGTTCATTCCCGTCATTGCTGCTGCGGGGTACCAGGAAGGCCAGGACTGGAACGTGACGCACCCTTTTGGAAAACACTATGGCACTCGGACACAAACCATCATCATGGTGGGTAAAGACGGACAGCTGCGGTACTTTGAGAAGACTCTCCATACAAAGGACActgacgagaaggaggagcatcCGTTAGTTGAGCATGTTTTCGAAATCAACAAGGAAAATAAGAGCGGGGGAGGAGGTTCTggaggttggaggtgtttgttgTCGTGAGCAACAGCAGTTAACAGGTGAGTGTAGTCGTGAACGAAGACGACAAACCCGCCTCAGAGGCACTGAGTTTCTGTGATGTAGTCGTGACCTTTCTCGGCATCCCGCGATCTTCCGATTCAGATTTTAAATAATGCTCTATTGATACTATGTGAATTACAATCTCCATGCCCGTGGATTCTAGATCCTTCCTATTCCTTTTGCTTActccttggacttcttttccttcttgtctttcttttcctttttctccttcttgtccttcttgtccttcttgtccttcttttccttcttctgcttctttgCAGAAGGCTCCTCGGTCGTCACATCCTCCTGGGATCGCTTtttggtacttgtagatttAGATGCAGTCTTCTTGGTCTGGCTAGCAGACGAAACAGGCATGGCAGAATCCAGTCCGTAGTCCTCGGGTCCGTAGCCAGTAGGGAACCATCTCTGATGCAGACCGTCCACCTTACCAACAATGGGTTTGGGCACACAGACCTGTTCGAGGTCGACAGGAGGCAGAGACACCTTctcgacgagctgcagctgctcggAAACGGTCTGTTGGGTGGCTCCAAGGTAGTCCGCGTCGGTCTTCTTGCCGAAGACAAACACATTGTGTCCTCCCTCCATGGTCTGCAGAATGTATGTCTTTTTTCCGAGGGTGACCTCACCGTCGATTTCCAGCGGCTGTGATGCGAGGTCGGCCATTTCGACGCCCTTGGGGAGCTTGATAGACCACAGGGTCGTGTTTTCCTCGGGCAGGTCGGCGATCATGATGGTtggtgtgtgggtgtgtggGTGATTTCGAAATTGAATATGCGATATGCACAAATTTTTGATTAAAGTTTTTAATTGATATTGAGTTGACTTTGGTGGAAGTTGAACTGACAACCATTCAGAATGTAGCCTTTAATTCAACTTTGGGCGGAGTCGAACCAGCGGGTGAAAATTACCTCGCATTTGTGTGATTTTGCACAAACCAGATCACAAACCAGCTCACACAACTACAGTCGAAAATGCTCCGACAACTGGTGAAACAGACCCGTGTGGGTTGTATGGCGACCCGAGGCTACGCCAACACCGCGGCACTCGCCCATGAAGAGCGGCTCAAGCACCTCAACTTCCTGTCGCAGTACTACGACGCCGAGACGGTCGAGTCGAttctcaaggccgaggctgccaTCAAGCCTGAAGAGTGGGCCGCCAAGTCGCCCCTGTCGCGAATGTCGCCCGGCTACTTTGACGACTTCACCGAGCACGATCCCTTCTACGATCACGCTACTAACAAGTGGACCAACTTTTCGCAGCCACGACAGCCAGTGCCCACCGAGCACGTGCTGGGAACCAGCTCGGCATACCCTCTGGGCTCGCTAGAGACCGGTGACGAGACCGATTCTATTGTGGACACAAAGTTCACCGAGAACATCGAGCCCCAGTTTCACGACAGAATGACTCGAAACACCAGACTCCTGCTAAACAGAATTGTCAAGAGTCAGACCGGAAAGGGAAAGAAGATGCAGTTCTGCGTGCTTGTGGCAACTGGAGACGGCAAGGGAATGCTTGGATTGGGCGAGGGTAAAGATCCTCTGTCTTTCCCTGTGGCTCTCGAAAAGGCCATGTGGAAGGCAACTCGATCTATGAAAATGGTGCCCCGATACCAGAACCGAACTATCTACGGCGAGGTGTACAAGAAATTCCACGCCGTGCATCTGACCATGCGGtctgctcctgctggtCACGGTCTGCGAGTCAACCCCATTGTGTCGCAGATGTGCAGCATGGTGGGTATCACTGATATGACCTGTAACGTCTACGGCTCGCGAAATCCCCTGAACGTGGCCAAGGCCGCCTTTGAGGCGCTCACCCAGGAGCAGGTCATCCCCGACTCCATTGCACAGATCCGAGGCAAGAAGCTCGTTAACCTGAACGAGACCTACTTCGCCAAGTCGGATTAAAACTTGTATATAGCCTATGAAGTGCCCTCGATTaaaaagaaggagtggACCGTAGTCAGATTGTAGAGCGAGAGTGTTTAAGCAAACTTCAACTCTCTTACGTGAAAACGTGACTGAGCAAAAgagcagtacaagtacaagtaaataCTGTGTACTTAATGGCGGAGTAGTCAGTCAAGATACCTTCTTGATCCAAAGCCACTCAAAGATCTGTTTTCCAGACAAAGGTGATATACAACAACGTCTgcttctacttgtactggtatatacttgtacagtatgtccTCTAACCCGCGTTTTGCTATCGCTGCTACTGGTACACCACAGTGTGCCTGCACACACggtactacaagtagcggTATTACTTGGCGAATTTTTATCAAGAGCCGACGAGACATGAGACTAAGTTGTACCGATATGAATAAAATGCCATTTTGAAGTCCCGCACTTTCTAGCAGCTTAATAGAAGTTATGAACTGAACTATTTCAAACATGACTACAATAATCTACCTTAGCAAGTTCTAGAGGTCATGAGGTACGCAATAACCAGGTCTAAAAGGCAGTATAATCAGAAAAAACAGCTGAGTATGACTCTGATAAAAAGGTATAAGGAAATGATCAACTTAGGTACATCGAATCCCTACATTTTTTGATTAGTTCTCTCAGACACCTGCTGCatcactacaagtagccacAGTAGAACCACCAAATGCTACTATTTCGAGACGGAAAATCTATACACGAGATACTAATGAATCCATGAAATAGGAATATTCTTTAATATGGACGAAATTCTGCTTAATTTCCCCGTTTTCGCCCCTTCGAAACACCATTCTCGAGCTTAGATGTATTCACCACACCTTGCTCTACACTCGTTGGGCGTGTAGCACAGTGGTAGCGCGTGGGCTTTGCATGCTTGAGGTCACCGGTTCGAACCCGGTCTCGTCCATTTTGCCCTCAGAAGCAagtaatttttttttgactgTTGATGTAAATGGTAGATTCCGAAGGCTACGACAGAGATATGTGTCTGGCGGAAGTGCGCAGGATTGAAAGATCATTATTTTCCTAAGTAAGGTTTAACTTGACCAAACTAAAAATATGACATTACATAATGATTAAGTAATAACCAAGTAATACcgggcaaaaaaaacactgATCAGCTAGAAGCGATGGGACTCTAACCCATATTGTTTCCTCCACTGCCAGTTCGTGAGAACTTGACATGGACAGGAATTGAACCTGCAACCCTTCGATTACAACCGAAATGACTGGAGTCGAAAGCTCTACCATTGAGCCACCACATCAGTGTGTGGATTTCGGGGCATGATTGAGGCTATTTGAGATGtaaaatcaaaaaaaaaagtggcGCAAAAAGCCCTAATTTGAAGAAAAGAGGTCCACAAACGACCCAAAAGAGCTAAAGAAGACTAGAGTAGAAGTCCTCATAATCAATGTGTCTCTTGAAATGGTTTTACAGCCTATAGGACTGTTCCTAGCTTGAGTTGAAGAGGTGAAGAGGGAAAGGGGGACATTAAGTGGAAAATTCAAAGTGCTTATCAATGAGATTAACTGCAATTAGAATACACTTAAAATACTTAGAATACACCTGAAGTACTTTTCAAACAACCCACTtactactactgtactgtactgtacattatCACTCTAACaccatctacagtatgttcaATCTAATATCAGTTCAGACCCTTGGGTCAAATGAacaccatctccagccCAAAAGGAGTTCTAAGACCAACAGAAATTGTCTACATAGTTATTTAAAGCCATTTAAATCATTTTAGGTACTTTTATTGACTCTCATTTACGCAAGATGATGCACAAGCGTCCTTTATGTCGTATGACTGAGAATGGGAGGAAGTACAGGAGCACCACTTCCTAGACGATAGTGTAAAGGTCTGACTTAGTGTGTTCAATTAATTAACTGTGTATTGTTTTATATATGTTCCAGGGATGGCTATATGGCCTATCTATGGGAAGTAAGGAATCTCAGTCGAGGCCCCCTTTTGAAACCCTACTGGAATCTGTACACCATTAAAAGTAATAAAAGAGAGATATTATCCTGTTTTCGTGGAGATCTGGTGAATCGACAGAATACAAGTattgcacttgtactcgttcCTGTATTGAACAATCAGCAGTGGCGGCGTGTGAACACTGTTATGCCGCAGCTTGTTTAGAAACTTGTATgacggtacatactgtacagttcTTGTAATACGATTCTACCGCCTGCTTACCAACTTGTACATCACAATCAGTTCCATATATTACAAACATAACTTACCAGGGCAGCTAACCCTGCTCCTACCTACTATTCCTCCACAACAGATTCACTGTGCCTTCAAACCCATTCCTGTTGATGTGAATGTGGAGTCCGGCAAAGAGACTTAGTCTTTCACGCTTCATGGCGCTTGCAGCCGGAAGCAAAGGAAGTGCTACCTACCTATCCTTGGCTTTTCGCTCGCCGTTCACAACTTGCTTAGATCAATATCAATCTCAATCGTTGCAATTCTCGAATCAATACTATGCGTCTTCAAACacaccttcttgg from Yarrowia lipolytica chromosome 1D, complete sequence encodes:
- a CDS encoding uncharacterized protein (Compare to YALI0D01760g, similar to Saccharomyces cerevisiae YGR127W; ancestral locus Anc_3.487, weakly similar to uniprot|P53275 Saccharomyces cerevisiae YGR127w) → MCILLATQGHPDYPLILLSNRDEYLSRPTAEAFFWDDNVLGPLDLAREEQGTWIGCNKQGKIAVILNYQEKRDKDAIGDISRGKFPKEFLLSNESPEEFTKNFKRRYPEDKLQAAGGFSFLFGQVDLNGKTQFSIISNRGGDHEWVARDPEDQTIGISNSLFCNPWPKCALGIERLDEVVKESVESGSSRKELVDSLFDVLSHDTFDPGAKKGASEQEIHHALRQSVFIPVIAAAGYQEGQDWNVTHPFGKHYGTRTQTIIMVGKDGQLRYFEKTLHTKDTDEKEEHPLVEHVFEINKENKSGGGGSGGWRCLLS
- a CDS encoding mitochondrial 37S ribosomal protein uS5m (Compare to YALI0D01804g, weakly similar to uniprot|P33759 Saccharomyces cerevisiae YBR251w MRPS5 ribosomal protein S5 mitochondrial, similar to Saccharomyces cerevisiae MRPS5 (YBR251W); ancestral locus Anc_7.170), whose amino-acid sequence is MLRQLVKQTRVGCMATRGYANTAALAHEERLKHLNFLSQYYDAETVESILKAEAAIKPEEWAAKSPLSRMSPGYFDDFTEHDPFYDHATNKWTNFSQPRQPVPTEHVLGTSSAYPLGSLETGDETDSIVDTKFTENIEPQFHDRMTRNTRLLLNRIVKSQTGKGKKMQFCVLVATGDGKGMLGLGEGKDPLSFPVALEKAMWKATRSMKMVPRYQNRTIYGEVYKKFHAVHLTMRSAPAGHGLRVNPIVSQMCSMVGITDMTCNVYGSRNPLNVAKAAFEALTQEQVIPDSIAQIRGKKLVNLNETYFAKSD
- a CDS encoding uncharacterized protein (Compare to YALI0D01738g, weakly similar to uniprot|P54007 Saccharomyces cerevisiae YLR460c putative dehydrogenase), which encodes MPRTGIAQVVENHKLTLKEPTVKIDTPKDVVVKVEFAAQNPIDVRTYDLKQIPDGEIAGRDLVGIVDVIAPEVVDKELKGTRIAAFANGSTPSKSGAFAQWAIAKDEIYVVIPDNIAPEAAATLPVGFFTAVHGLYLPHKLGLERGGSKSELVLIWGGNSSVGRYAIQLAKLGGHRVITVASPASADELKALGAEKVFSYKDADVVEQIRKEYGDIPNVLDAIGTPDSATTSSKTTGSSPAKYTTVRRNAEHTENFPKHITVSPIQAYRVFDQEHLPEVTIAKEYAKLLTGWLKEGKIVPNKPKVLGGLEKVEEGYQLHRDGKIHGEKLVYDIAKTKL
- a CDS encoding uncharacterized protein (Compare to YALI0D01782g, similar to Saccharomyces cerevisiae RPA34 (YJL148W); ancestral locus Anc_1.201, weakly similar to uniprot|P47006 Saccharomyces cerevisiae YJL148w RPA34 nonessential component of RNA- polI), yielding MIADLPEENTTLWSIKLPKGVEMADLASQPLEIDGEVTLGKKTYILQTMEGGHNVFVFGKKTDADYLGATQQTVSEQLQLVEKVSLPPVDLEQVCVPKPIVGKVDGLHQRWFPTGYGPEDYGLDSAMPVSSASQTKKTASKSTSTKKRSQEDVTTEEPSAKKQKKEKKDKKDKKDKKEKKEKKDKKEKKSKE